The following are from one region of the Hymenobacter sp. YIM 151858-1 genome:
- a CDS encoding OmpA family protein, giving the protein MFRLIRPLFLLLVGLCFASVLAAQNKPYRQRALSGKVRQLRVRPDATPDFININRVAYFQDKKALREIARAEKRKSWTSARNLLEQYVANFGIENFSKDNMMLWRLGQLFERAGNEDKAKAYYRLALKHHRQDVRKIQLYYDSLERKDADLYVPLKTYYDIVEYRKNIATFRPPKGVYTNMGAGINSQVEDYGPSYHDDSEQLIFSSKRKTRGLHNIVDEELYMAKRQGESWSDAEALPKPISSPYNEGSACLTKDGTTMYFSRCECPTCHGNCDLFVSHYKNGQWTVPQSLGMQVNSTAWDSQPTLSRTEDTLYFASDRLGGFGMSDIWFTYKLKNGQWAKAQNMGPIINTRESEVSPFYHPLYNVLYFSSRGQLLNFGDFDIYKAYRTKGRWQEPINIGPLVNGKGSEYYFTIDGESKNLYYARSEEKNMKNLDLYSFPLPMEAQPLATTRFEGTLVDSVTQKPLSGIVSIIDVDNGIEVASKYIRPDGSFDFDLIDGSKYVMLIQSPEYFTVEKQFSLKQDTVMKLMTTSIDYNIPLIFRNIEFDQGKSNILPSMHATLDRIVVFMVDHPDHRLRISGHTDAKGDPDVNEQLSQDRADAIRRYIETKGKLKPNRIESRGYGSTVPLKEEATEEDMRINRRVEFRLIKPESEQKPADKDAGGWN; this is encoded by the coding sequence ATGTTTCGTTTGATACGCCCGCTTTTTCTGCTGCTGGTGGGTTTGTGCTTTGCGAGTGTGCTCGCAGCGCAAAATAAGCCGTACCGCCAGCGTGCCCTTTCGGGCAAAGTTCGCCAGCTCCGGGTGCGGCCCGATGCTACCCCGGACTTTATCAACATCAACCGCGTTGCTTATTTCCAGGACAAAAAAGCGCTGCGCGAAATCGCCCGCGCCGAAAAGCGCAAAAGCTGGACCTCGGCCCGCAACCTGCTGGAGCAGTACGTGGCCAACTTCGGCATCGAGAACTTCAGCAAGGACAACATGATGCTCTGGCGGCTGGGGCAGCTGTTTGAGCGCGCCGGCAACGAGGACAAAGCCAAGGCCTACTACCGCCTGGCCCTCAAGCACCACCGGCAGGACGTTCGGAAAATTCAGCTGTACTACGACTCGCTCGAACGGAAGGACGCCGACTTGTACGTGCCCCTGAAAACGTACTACGACATTGTGGAGTACCGGAAGAACATTGCCACCTTCCGGCCGCCCAAGGGCGTGTACACCAACATGGGCGCGGGCATCAACTCGCAGGTAGAGGACTACGGCCCCAGCTACCACGACGACTCGGAGCAACTCATTTTCTCCTCGAAGCGCAAAACGCGCGGCCTGCACAACATCGTGGACGAGGAGCTGTACATGGCCAAGCGCCAGGGCGAGTCGTGGTCGGATGCCGAGGCCTTGCCCAAGCCCATCAGCTCGCCCTACAACGAGGGCTCAGCCTGCCTTACCAAGGACGGCACCACCATGTACTTCTCGCGCTGCGAGTGCCCCACCTGCCACGGCAACTGCGACTTGTTCGTGAGCCACTACAAAAACGGCCAGTGGACGGTGCCTCAAAGCCTGGGTATGCAGGTGAACTCCACGGCCTGGGACTCGCAGCCTACCCTCTCGCGCACCGAGGACACCTTGTACTTCGCCTCCGACCGCCTGGGCGGCTTCGGCATGTCCGACATCTGGTTTACCTACAAGCTGAAGAACGGGCAGTGGGCCAAGGCCCAGAACATGGGGCCCATCATCAACACGCGCGAAAGCGAGGTAAGCCCCTTCTACCACCCGCTCTACAACGTGCTGTACTTCTCGTCGCGCGGGCAGCTGCTGAACTTCGGCGACTTCGACATTTACAAAGCCTACCGCACCAAAGGCCGCTGGCAGGAGCCCATCAACATTGGCCCGCTCGTGAACGGCAAGGGCTCGGAGTATTACTTCACCATCGACGGCGAATCGAAAAACCTGTATTACGCCCGCTCCGAGGAGAAGAACATGAAGAACCTCGACCTGTACTCCTTCCCGCTGCCCATGGAGGCTCAGCCGCTGGCCACCACGCGCTTCGAGGGTACTTTGGTCGACTCGGTAACGCAAAAGCCCCTGAGCGGCATCGTTAGCATCATCGACGTGGACAACGGCATTGAGGTGGCCTCGAAGTACATCCGCCCCGATGGCTCTTTCGATTTCGACCTCATCGACGGTTCGAAGTACGTGATGCTCATTCAGAGCCCGGAGTACTTTACCGTCGAAAAGCAATTCAGCCTGAAGCAGGACACGGTGATGAAGCTGATGACTACCAGCATCGACTACAACATCCCGCTGATCTTCCGTAACATCGAGTTCGACCAGGGCAAATCAAACATCCTGCCCTCGATGCACGCCACCCTCGACCGCATCGTGGTGTTCATGGTCGACCACCCCGACCACCGCTTGCGCATTTCGGGCCACACCGACGCCAAAGGCGACCCCGACGTGAACGAGCAGCTTTCGCAAGACCGCGCCGACGCCATTCGCCGCTACATCGAAACCAAAGGCAAGCTCAAGCCTAACCGCATCGAGAGCCGCGGCTACGGCAGCACCGTGCCGCTGAAGGAGGAAGCCACCGAAGAGGACATGCGCATCAACCGCCGCGTGGAGTTCCGCCTGATCAAGCCCGAATCGGAGCAAAAACCCGCCGATAAGGATGCCGGCGGCTGGAACTAG
- the lon gene encoding endopeptidase La, giving the protein MTEDPDGMVSVVSSDSEQEPAAQGEAPEKLPILPVRNTVLFPGVVLPVTVTRKKSIRLVRKAYKGDKLIGVIAQKNSNAEDPVLADLYEVGTMARILKLLELPDGNTTIIIQGQQRFRLAEMVQTTPYFTAQVDYLPELLPTRQTKEVKALMASLKDAATKMLKLNPEIPQEAQVALDNIESPGFLIHFLSSNLNVEVGQKQRLLEINEAVERGTQLLELLLKEIQLLEIKHEIQSKVHTDIDQQQRDYFLRQQLKVLQDELGHEGPDQELDKLRQRAKDKKWPEGVAKHFQKELDKLSRMNPAAAEYPVSLNYVEFLLDLPWAEYTKDNFNLKRTRKILDQDHYGLEKVKERILEYLAVLKLKQDLRAPILCLYGPPGVGKTSLGRSIATALGRKYVRLSLGGVRDEAEIRGHRKTYVGAMPGRIVSQIKKAGASNPVMILDEVDKLSSDFRGDPQAALLEVLDPEQNSTFTDNYLEVEYDLSRVLFIATANSLDTIHPALRDRMEIIDLTGYTLEEKTQIAKKHLWPKQVTEHGLTQKDVTISTAAVQRVIDDYTRESGVRSLERKLGALARNIAKHKAMDEAFPAKLEPDDVSKILGAAIFDRDLYQDNETAGVVTGLAWTSVGGDILFVESLLSRGRGKLTLSGQLGDVMKESAVTALSYLRSRAEELGIDYRLFDQYDLHIHFPEGAVPKDGPSAGIAIFTSIASVYTQRKIRSHLAMTGEITLRGKVLPVGGIKEKLLAAKRAGIRDVILCEKNRKDLQDIPAEYLKGVTVHYVDRVDDVVRVALLDELVKNPLKLTVRDETAAPAPLHEVEVQ; this is encoded by the coding sequence ATGACCGAAGACCCTGACGGAATGGTGTCGGTAGTTTCGTCCGACTCGGAGCAGGAACCCGCGGCGCAAGGCGAAGCGCCGGAAAAACTGCCCATTTTGCCGGTGCGCAACACGGTGCTGTTTCCGGGGGTGGTGCTGCCCGTTACGGTTACGCGCAAAAAAAGCATTCGGCTGGTGCGCAAGGCCTACAAGGGCGATAAGCTGATTGGGGTAATTGCCCAGAAGAACTCCAACGCCGAAGACCCCGTGCTGGCCGACCTCTACGAGGTGGGTACCATGGCGCGTATTCTGAAGCTATTGGAACTGCCCGATGGCAACACCACCATCATCATTCAGGGCCAGCAGCGTTTCCGGTTGGCCGAAATGGTGCAAACCACGCCCTACTTCACGGCGCAGGTAGACTACCTGCCCGAGCTGCTGCCCACCCGCCAAACTAAAGAAGTAAAAGCCTTGATGGCCTCGCTGAAAGATGCGGCCACCAAGATGCTGAAGCTGAACCCCGAAATTCCGCAGGAGGCTCAGGTTGCCCTCGACAACATTGAGTCGCCGGGCTTTCTGATTCACTTCCTGTCCTCCAACCTCAACGTAGAAGTAGGGCAGAAGCAGCGTCTGCTCGAGATAAACGAGGCCGTAGAGCGCGGTACGCAACTGCTCGAGCTGTTGCTGAAGGAAATTCAGCTGCTCGAGATTAAGCACGAAATCCAGAGCAAGGTCCACACCGACATCGACCAGCAGCAGCGCGACTATTTCCTGCGCCAGCAGCTGAAGGTGCTGCAAGACGAGCTCGGCCACGAAGGCCCCGACCAGGAACTGGACAAGCTGCGTCAGCGCGCCAAGGACAAAAAGTGGCCCGAAGGGGTGGCCAAGCACTTCCAGAAAGAGCTGGACAAGCTGAGCCGCATGAACCCGGCCGCCGCCGAATACCCGGTGAGCCTGAACTACGTGGAGTTTCTGCTCGATTTGCCCTGGGCCGAGTACACCAAGGACAACTTCAACCTGAAGCGCACCCGCAAAATCCTCGATCAGGACCACTACGGCCTGGAGAAAGTGAAGGAGCGCATCCTGGAGTACCTGGCGGTGCTTAAGCTGAAACAGGATCTGCGGGCACCCATCCTGTGTTTGTACGGGCCTCCCGGCGTGGGCAAAACTTCCCTAGGTCGCTCCATTGCTACGGCCCTGGGGCGGAAGTACGTGCGCCTTTCCCTAGGTGGCGTGCGCGACGAAGCCGAAATCCGCGGGCACCGCAAAACCTACGTGGGGGCTATGCCGGGCCGCATCGTGTCGCAAATCAAGAAAGCCGGCGCCTCCAACCCGGTGATGATTCTGGACGAGGTGGATAAGCTTTCCTCGGACTTCCGCGGCGACCCGCAGGCGGCTTTGCTCGAAGTGCTGGACCCGGAGCAGAACTCGACCTTCACCGACAACTACCTGGAGGTGGAGTACGACTTGTCGCGCGTGCTCTTTATTGCTACGGCCAACTCGCTCGACACCATTCACCCGGCCCTGCGCGACCGGATGGAAATTATCGACCTGACGGGCTACACGCTGGAAGAGAAAACCCAGATTGCCAAAAAGCACCTCTGGCCCAAGCAGGTAACCGAGCACGGCCTTACCCAAAAGGATGTAACCATCAGCACCGCCGCCGTGCAGCGCGTGATTGATGATTACACCCGCGAATCGGGCGTGCGCAGCCTCGAGCGTAAGCTGGGGGCTTTGGCTCGCAACATCGCCAAGCACAAGGCCATGGATGAAGCCTTCCCGGCCAAGCTGGAGCCCGATGATGTAAGCAAAATCCTAGGTGCCGCCATCTTCGACCGCGACCTGTACCAGGACAACGAAACCGCCGGCGTGGTAACCGGCCTGGCCTGGACTTCGGTGGGTGGCGACATTCTGTTCGTGGAAAGCCTGTTGAGCCGTGGCCGTGGCAAACTCACGTTGTCGGGCCAGTTGGGCGACGTGATGAAGGAATCGGCCGTGACGGCGCTGAGCTACCTGCGCAGCCGCGCCGAGGAACTGGGCATCGATTACCGCCTGTTCGATCAGTACGACCTGCACATTCACTTCCCCGAGGGCGCCGTGCCTAAAGATGGCCCCTCGGCGGGTATTGCCATTTTCACCAGCATTGCTTCGGTGTACACGCAGCGCAAAATTCGCTCGCACTTGGCCATGACGGGCGAAATAACCCTGCGCGGTAAGGTGCTGCCGGTGGGCGGCATCAAGGAGAAGCTGCTGGCGGCCAAGCGCGCCGGTATTCGCGACGTGATTTTGTGCGAGAAGAACCGCAAGGACCTTCAGGACATCCCAGCCGAGTACCTCAAGGGCGTTACCGTGCACTATGTCGACCGCGTGGACGACGTGGTGCGCGTGGCCCTGCTCGACGAGTTGGTGAAAAACCCGCTGAAGCTGACCGTACGCGACGAAACCGCCGCACCCGCCCCGCTGCACGAGGTGGAAGTACAGTAG
- the porQ gene encoding type IX secretion system protein PorQ: MIRPVRRFLGALLVLPALLLAGEAYAQIGGQRAFASLGLPPTAYLAGVGGVSVSGRNNDPGMLYGNPALLNSDMDGRLALSYGDYLADIRQSTAAYVRNTERLGRWGFGLSYLSYGDFEMYDPAGAPLGQFSVNDYHLSLTNAHTFGNFTMGATARLAVAGIAGNHSVAVLTDVGSVFKHPKQDFTVGLAVKNLGYQLKPFEGSSREPMPFDVQLGASIKPEHMPVRFTITAHHLYQLDIVYLDTLQQRRQSLDGQQKTPKKSLGDQIARHFVVGGELILGKGLNVRVGYNHLRRRELRLDNVSGGAGFSFGAMLKLGAYQFEYTRALYHVSGGTNYLTLSRNVHELFGKKE, translated from the coding sequence ATGATTCGACCCGTACGCCGTTTCCTAGGTGCTTTGTTGGTGTTGCCCGCTTTGCTGCTGGCTGGCGAGGCGTACGCACAGATAGGCGGGCAGCGGGCTTTTGCTTCCCTGGGTCTGCCACCTACGGCTTACCTGGCCGGGGTAGGAGGGGTGAGCGTATCGGGCCGCAACAACGACCCCGGCATGCTCTACGGCAACCCGGCCCTGCTTAACAGCGACATGGACGGCCGCCTGGCCCTAAGCTACGGCGACTACCTGGCCGATATCCGGCAGAGCACGGCTGCCTACGTGCGCAACACCGAGCGGCTGGGGCGCTGGGGCTTCGGGTTGTCGTACCTGAGCTACGGCGACTTCGAGATGTACGACCCGGCCGGCGCGCCCCTAGGTCAGTTTTCCGTCAACGATTACCACCTCAGCCTGACCAACGCCCACACCTTCGGCAACTTTACCATGGGCGCTACGGCGCGCCTGGCGGTAGCCGGCATTGCGGGCAACCACTCAGTGGCGGTGCTTACCGATGTAGGCAGTGTATTCAAGCACCCCAAGCAGGACTTTACCGTTGGCTTGGCCGTGAAGAACCTAGGCTACCAGCTGAAACCCTTTGAGGGCAGCAGCCGCGAGCCGATGCCGTTTGATGTGCAGCTGGGCGCCAGCATCAAGCCCGAGCACATGCCCGTGCGCTTTACCATCACGGCGCACCACCTGTACCAGCTCGACATCGTGTACCTCGATACGCTGCAGCAGCGCCGCCAAAGCCTCGATGGTCAGCAGAAAACGCCTAAAAAGAGCTTGGGCGACCAAATTGCGCGGCACTTTGTGGTAGGCGGCGAGCTGATTTTGGGCAAAGGCCTGAACGTGCGCGTGGGCTACAATCACCTGCGCCGCCGCGAGCTGCGCCTCGATAACGTTTCGGGCGGGGCCGGCTTTTCGTTCGGTGCCATGCTCAAGCTTGGGGCGTATCAGTTCGAGTACACGCGGGCGCTCTACCACGTATCGGGCGGCACCAACTACCTCACGTTGTCGCGCAACGTGCACGAGCTGTTCGGCAAAAAGGAGTAG
- the hslU gene encoding ATP-dependent protease ATPase subunit HslU, translating to MLDSATFLTPAQIVAELDKYIVGQHEAKRNVAIALRNRWRRLHAPQEMQREIVPNNILMIGSTGVGKTEIARRLAAIADAPFTKVEASKFTEVGYVGRDVESMVRDLAEQAVHLVKQRRKEAVKTQAAQAVEDTILDALIPPIQGTGTSVVNKPGVGFGNMGSDDMPQTDIELNERTRERFREKLRRGELEDRRIEIKVQQSSGPGIGVLGGQAGLDEASLQGLQDMLGSMVPKKTRKRKVTIAEARKLLLDEEAAKLIDMDEVKDEAIRITENAGIIFIDEIDKVASSSGSQKGGPDVSREGVQRDLLPIVEGSAVSTKYGVVNTDHILFIAAGAFHVSKPSDLIPELQGRFPIRVELQSLTKEDFFRILKDPKNALTKQYEALLKAEDVELTFDDSALERLAEIAFEVNSEVENIGARRLHTVMSRLLNDILFDVPDRIGANAHILINRALVDERLQNMVKNRDLSQYIL from the coding sequence ATGCTCGATTCTGCGACCTTCCTTACGCCGGCTCAAATTGTAGCCGAACTCGATAAATACATAGTTGGCCAGCACGAGGCCAAGCGCAACGTAGCCATTGCCCTGCGCAACCGCTGGCGCCGCCTGCACGCGCCGCAGGAGATGCAGCGCGAAATCGTGCCCAACAACATCCTGATGATTGGCTCGACGGGCGTCGGCAAAACCGAAATTGCCCGCCGCCTGGCGGCCATTGCCGATGCGCCCTTTACCAAAGTTGAGGCCTCCAAATTCACGGAAGTAGGCTACGTGGGCCGCGACGTGGAAAGCATGGTGCGCGACCTGGCCGAACAGGCGGTGCATTTGGTAAAGCAGCGCCGCAAAGAGGCCGTGAAAACCCAGGCCGCGCAAGCCGTTGAGGATACCATTCTCGATGCGCTGATTCCGCCCATCCAGGGCACGGGTACCTCGGTGGTGAACAAGCCGGGCGTGGGCTTTGGCAACATGGGCTCCGACGATATGCCGCAGACCGATATCGAGCTGAACGAGCGCACCCGCGAGCGTTTCCGCGAGAAGCTGCGCCGCGGCGAGCTGGAAGACCGCCGCATCGAAATTAAAGTGCAGCAGAGCAGCGGCCCCGGCATTGGCGTGCTGGGCGGGCAAGCCGGCCTCGACGAAGCCTCGCTGCAAGGCCTGCAGGACATGCTCGGCTCGATGGTGCCCAAGAAAACGCGCAAGCGCAAGGTTACCATTGCCGAGGCGCGCAAACTGCTGCTCGACGAAGAAGCGGCCAAGCTCATCGATATGGATGAGGTGAAGGACGAGGCCATTCGCATCACCGAAAACGCCGGCATTATCTTCATCGACGAAATCGACAAAGTAGCCAGCAGCAGCGGCAGCCAGAAAGGCGGGCCCGATGTAAGCCGCGAGGGCGTGCAGCGCGATTTGCTGCCCATCGTGGAGGGCTCGGCCGTGAGCACCAAGTACGGCGTGGTGAACACCGACCACATCCTGTTCATTGCCGCCGGGGCGTTCCACGTCAGCAAGCCCTCCGACCTGATTCCGGAGCTGCAGGGGCGTTTCCCCATTCGCGTGGAGCTGCAAAGCCTTACCAAGGAAGACTTCTTCCGCATCCTGAAAGACCCCAAAAACGCCCTCACCAAGCAGTACGAAGCCCTGCTGAAGGCCGAAGACGTGGAGCTTACCTTCGACGACTCGGCTCTGGAGCGCTTAGCCGAAATTGCGTTTGAGGTGAACAGCGAGGTAGAGAACATCGGCGCCCGCCGCCTGCACACCGTGATGAGCCGCCTGCTCAACGATATTCTGTTCGACGTGCCCGACCGCATCGGCGCCAACGCTCACATCCTCATCAACCGGGCTTTGGTAGATGAGCGCCTGCAGAACATGGTGAAAAACCGCGACCTGAGCCAGTACATTCTGTAA
- a CDS encoding SDR family NAD(P)-dependent oxidoreductase yields MHYYIITGASRGLGKALAEQALARPDTTVLGVSRHATIEHPRYHHQPLDFSDVVAVENNLHKVFPARPDASSITLINNAAVVGEIGYVGEHKNEHFEFVFDVNVIVPAMLMNTFLSAYGALGCPRTVLNISSGAAQRPVDGWGAYCASKAALDMLSQVAQHEQELRGTGVRIRSLAPGIVDTEMQEQIRSSDERQFSQVARFEAYHREGHLAQPQAVAQRIIRWITQPAAAQEPVVLRIDTLP; encoded by the coding sequence ATGCACTACTACATCATCACCGGTGCCAGCCGCGGCCTAGGCAAAGCCTTGGCCGAGCAGGCGTTGGCCCGCCCCGATACCACCGTGCTAGGAGTGTCGCGGCATGCTACCATCGAACACCCGCGCTACCACCACCAGCCGCTCGATTTCTCCGACGTGGTAGCCGTGGAAAACAACCTGCACAAAGTGTTTCCGGCGCGGCCCGATGCCAGCAGCATTACGCTCATCAACAACGCCGCCGTGGTGGGCGAAATCGGCTACGTAGGTGAGCACAAAAACGAGCACTTCGAATTTGTGTTCGATGTGAACGTGATTGTGCCGGCTATGCTCATGAACACCTTCCTGAGTGCCTACGGCGCCCTAGGGTGCCCGCGTACGGTGCTCAACATCAGCAGCGGGGCCGCCCAGCGGCCCGTTGATGGGTGGGGCGCGTACTGCGCTTCCAAGGCGGCCCTCGATATGCTTAGCCAGGTGGCCCAGCACGAGCAGGAACTGCGCGGCACCGGCGTGCGCATCCGGAGCCTGGCGCCCGGCATTGTGGATACCGAAATGCAGGAGCAAATCCGCAGCTCCGACGAGCGGCAGTTTAGCCAGGTAGCGCGCTTCGAGGCCTACCACCGCGAGGGCCACCTGGCCCAGCCGCAGGCGGTAGCCCAACGCATCATTCGCTGGATTACGCAACCCGCCGCTGCGCAAGAGCCCGTGGTGCTGCGCATCGATACCCTGCCCTAG
- a CDS encoding SusD/RagB family nutrient-binding outer membrane lipoprotein, with protein sequence MNITKKISVALLALMLGGTGCDKFLDVNQDPINPTDVDIPLLLPTAQASMSTYLGHSVLGLSQPTSAIMQQLVNFRVGAFALDGNTLNNQWQGLYTSMLQNNEQIISRGSATGAWGHVGIAQIQKAYVFSQMVDVWGDIPYSQALQGINNPAPAFDDDAAIYTDLFRLIDEGIANLRRTDASRNPGAEDLIYNGDRAKWIRLGNTLKLKLYNQIRLTRNVTTEVTPLIAGDLITAADDFEFRYGIGAGNPENRHPGFQGDYVSTSRENLINPFFYNLMKNNTDPRIPYYFYNQVAVATPRTDVDFQDGRFISVRFGSIGPQANSNTSNTRTLQGLYPVGGRYDNGAGGAATGNSGRGNVPQRFITFFMRKYIEAELQLMVLSNPAAARTAFTDALNASFAKVNAIPAADGSPAIPATAVTAYVTAAQARYDAAAGNEAKLNVIMTEKYIASFGTGVDVYTDYRRTGYPDVPNAATDNDPQTVATGGFPVRLPYRINDLLSNPNAPQTQPDITTERVFWDR encoded by the coding sequence ATGAACATCACGAAGAAGATTTCGGTGGCGCTGCTGGCCTTGATGCTGGGCGGAACAGGCTGCGACAAGTTTCTGGACGTAAACCAGGACCCCATCAACCCCACCGACGTGGATATTCCGCTGCTGCTGCCCACGGCGCAGGCGTCGATGTCGACGTACCTAGGGCACAGCGTGCTGGGCCTGAGCCAGCCCACCTCGGCCATTATGCAGCAGCTGGTCAACTTCCGGGTGGGCGCGTTTGCGCTCGATGGCAACACCCTGAACAACCAGTGGCAGGGGCTGTACACGAGCATGCTCCAGAACAACGAGCAGATCATCAGCCGCGGTTCGGCCACCGGGGCCTGGGGCCACGTGGGCATCGCGCAAATTCAGAAAGCCTACGTGTTCAGCCAGATGGTGGACGTGTGGGGCGACATTCCGTACTCGCAGGCGCTGCAAGGCATCAACAACCCCGCACCCGCGTTCGACGACGATGCCGCCATTTACACCGATTTGTTCCGGCTGATTGACGAGGGCATTGCCAACTTGCGCCGCACCGATGCCTCGCGCAACCCCGGCGCCGAAGACCTGATTTACAACGGCGACCGGGCCAAGTGGATTCGGCTGGGCAACACGCTCAAGCTGAAGCTCTACAACCAGATCAGGCTGACGCGCAACGTAACCACCGAGGTAACGCCGCTGATTGCGGGCGACCTGATTACCGCGGCTGATGATTTCGAGTTTCGGTACGGCATTGGCGCGGGCAACCCCGAAAACCGCCACCCCGGCTTTCAGGGCGACTACGTGTCGACAAGCCGCGAGAACCTGATTAACCCGTTCTTCTACAACCTGATGAAGAACAATACGGACCCGCGCATTCCGTACTACTTCTACAACCAGGTAGCCGTGGCCACGCCCCGCACCGACGTCGATTTTCAGGACGGGCGCTTTATCTCGGTGCGGTTTGGCAGCATCGGGCCGCAGGCCAACTCCAACACCAGCAACACGCGCACCTTGCAGGGCCTGTACCCCGTGGGCGGCCGCTACGACAACGGCGCGGGCGGGGCGGCTACGGGCAACTCGGGCCGGGGCAACGTGCCGCAGCGCTTCATCACGTTTTTCATGCGCAAGTACATCGAGGCGGAGCTGCAGCTGATGGTGCTTAGCAACCCCGCCGCGGCCCGCACGGCCTTTACCGACGCGCTGAATGCCTCGTTTGCGAAGGTGAATGCCATACCCGCCGCCGATGGCAGCCCCGCCATACCGGCCACCGCCGTAACGGCCTACGTAACCGCCGCCCAGGCCCGCTACGATGCCGCCGCGGGCAACGAGGCCAAGCTGAACGTCATCATGACGGAGAAATACATTGCCTCGTTTGGCACCGGCGTGGATGTGTACACCGATTACCGCCGCACGGGCTACCCCGATGTGCCGAACGCCGCTACCGACAACGACCCGCAAACTGTGGCCACGGGCGGCTTCCCGGTGCGCCTGCCCTATCGCATCAACGACCTGCTGTCGAACCCGAACGCGCCGCAAACGCAGCCGGACATTACCACCGAACGGGTTTTCTGGGACCGGTAA